One segment of Niabella beijingensis DNA contains the following:
- a CDS encoding RagB/SusD family nutrient uptake outer membrane protein, translated as MKRIIYLFVTTAAAALFTSCSKLIDIDPISNVGVDAFYRNYNEVNTALTGCYNGLQGPLYNEWMLTELRGTNSLQGVPNSSATQNIELNDLDMYTLNASHDEVYNYWIATYKNIRALNYVLKSLGAVYENGAVALNDGTAKMDAAQKNQLAGEALFLRAYHYFNLVRLYGGVFLITDPVVPQEAKKTGRSTVEELYRFITADLTKAVELLPETAYAGQNPADMGRATVWAADALLAKVYLTRGKKAEALLLLNEVIDRSGYGLLADFEDVFSIANEMNRELIFSVRYKAGGFGLGSPFANLFAPTGSGNAVVNNDGNGFNFPTFTARGMYRYPASANGRDARKDVTLAQYTATKPYVKKFLSQVVARYDAENDFPVIRFSDVLLMKAEALGYDGPGGTAVGLINQVRARAGAGVYSGDGDFGTVFYQYPASGSEAISDAAAFTNALLLERQLEFAYENQQFFDMARLGDPVAILKAHFASEYPVFYVNIRPAVSLADLQSHVTADRMLLPIPQREIDTNDEINIGQNPGY; from the coding sequence ATGAAAAGAATAATTTACCTGTTTGTTACTACTGCTGCTGCGGCACTGTTCACATCCTGCAGTAAGCTGATCGATATAGACCCGATCTCAAATGTGGGGGTAGATGCATTTTACCGTAATTATAACGAAGTAAACACAGCGCTGACAGGCTGCTACAACGGGTTACAGGGCCCCTTATACAATGAATGGATGCTGACCGAACTGAGGGGGACCAACTCCCTGCAGGGGGTACCCAACAGCAGCGCCACGCAAAACATAGAGCTGAACGATCTGGATATGTATACGCTGAATGCATCACACGATGAAGTGTACAATTACTGGATCGCCACCTACAAAAACATCCGGGCGCTCAATTATGTATTAAAAAGCCTGGGCGCCGTTTATGAGAACGGAGCCGTTGCGCTGAACGACGGAACGGCGAAAATGGATGCAGCCCAAAAAAATCAACTGGCCGGGGAAGCGCTCTTCCTCAGGGCCTATCATTATTTCAACCTGGTACGGCTTTATGGGGGCGTATTCCTGATTACAGATCCCGTAGTACCGCAGGAAGCCAAGAAAACGGGAAGAAGTACCGTCGAAGAACTGTACCGGTTCATTACCGCCGACCTGACCAAGGCCGTAGAACTATTACCGGAAACGGCCTATGCCGGACAGAATCCGGCGGATATGGGCCGGGCTACGGTGTGGGCCGCAGATGCACTCCTGGCGAAAGTTTATCTAACCAGGGGGAAAAAAGCAGAAGCATTATTATTGCTGAATGAAGTAATTGATAGAAGCGGTTACGGCCTGCTTGCGGATTTTGAAGACGTGTTTTCCATTGCCAATGAAATGAACAGGGAACTGATTTTTTCCGTACGATACAAAGCAGGCGGCTTTGGTCTCGGTTCTCCCTTTGCCAATTTATTTGCACCCACCGGCAGCGGTAATGCCGTAGTGAACAACGACGGTAACGGGTTCAATTTCCCTACGTTCACTGCACGGGGCATGTACCGCTATCCGGCGTCGGCTAATGGAAGGGACGCACGCAAAGATGTTACTTTGGCACAGTATACGGCCACCAAACCCTATGTAAAGAAGTTCCTGTCTCAGGTGGTGGCCCGGTATGATGCGGAGAATGATTTTCCGGTGATCCGTTTTTCGGATGTATTGCTGATGAAGGCAGAGGCATTGGGATACGACGGACCTGGTGGTACTGCCGTAGGGCTCATCAACCAGGTGCGTGCGCGTGCCGGAGCAGGGGTCTATAGCGGAGACGGGGATTTCGGGACGGTCTTTTATCAATACCCTGCCTCGGGCAGTGAGGCCATTTCGGACGCCGCAGCTTTTACCAATGCCTTATTGCTGGAACGGCAACTGGAATTTGCCTACGAGAACCAGCAGTTCTTCGATATGGCGCGGCTCGGCGATCCGGTTGCGATCCTGAAAGCACATTTTGCATCGGAGTATCCTGTTTTCTACGTAAACATCCGCCCGGCGGTAAGTCTGGCTGATCTACAAAGCCATGTAACGGCCGACCGGATGCTGTTACCCATACCACAAAGAGAGATCGACACCAACGATGAGATCAATATCGGTCAAAACCCCGGCTACTAA
- a CDS encoding SusC/RagA family TonB-linked outer membrane protein: protein MKIHITIAGLAFLLALFHPAGGYAQGRLKIHGIVKNTDGEALSGVSVTVKDSRQGTTTDSAGRFSLNVEKGKIVQFNYVGYLPYAQGITAAGELPVTLEKNDIKMDEVVVIGYGTQSRGVVTGAVSKLVNKNLDEIPSSRLDQALTGKIAGVNIQNVTSEVGADPVVQVRGFNSISANAAPLVVVDGVPVQDGLSFVNPQDVASVEVLKDAASAAVYGSRAANGVIIVTTKSGVADKPNFNFKVYYGRSNPYKLNPIMNFTEYVNKLYKEAAFREQDSSVAANRKNLILETERAAYILENQITGYATDWQEVGLQDAGIYNVQLGLSGGKKEVKYYLSGNYQENKGIMKFSESNRLSLKAKLDANLSRKFKMTFNVNPTIIKTTKPAVNYTDYFRMYSFIPVYHNDFTTAFVHQNTQWAGVLPGDYAQARHFNGLPYAGRMPDGSWWESSGPVDPWSTQNNTPISIADRESIKQYFYRVLTSADLSYEILPRLTLKSSVSGYYNDQTLNDFTQSNAKQDGAVNSAEIYKQQTRDLLWENTLNYNRRIGDHNLTGLLLYSVQQTWLDSINMVGRGFPIEDFSSISQAAQIDQALTNTRKDKTGLISYMGRVLYDYKSKYLFAASMRADGSSNFAPGHKWGYFPSVSVGWQLSREPFMQKIKDISNLKLRWSYGATGNNRIPSFAYQDLLYPANYPFGSGTGTTGLGLSPNGNILANRQITWERTFATNAGIDLGLFNNRLSLTLEYYNAITDKLLYSQATMAFSGSNQFWSNAGKLRNHGFEIEFNASPVKNKNLDWSTGITFAANRNKLLSLGGEAFQYNYGERSEVYAAIVGAPAIQFFGYKTDGVWVSDAEIAAAKAAGQTSALSRYFQAGGLKYVDVNGDNIIDGKDRVPIGTPFPDFTWGFNNTFRYKSFDLYFLFQGSQGGKLVNGDLNYNETKRFNKNVNTDDRWLSPMFPGDGKTPYFTNGENWMLSDYALEDASYVSLRNVILGFTMPKGGFLKRAGLKSLRIYASGDNLLYFMGSSYRGINPEARITSGAYRSPLINGYQRGAFPLMRTYTFGLDINF, encoded by the coding sequence ATGAAAATACATATAACGATAGCAGGCCTGGCGTTCCTACTCGCCCTGTTCCATCCTGCCGGCGGCTATGCCCAGGGCAGGCTAAAGATCCACGGAATTGTAAAGAATACCGATGGCGAAGCGCTCAGCGGTGTTTCGGTTACTGTAAAAGATTCCCGCCAGGGAACCACTACCGATTCGGCAGGAAGATTTTCGCTGAACGTGGAAAAAGGAAAGATCGTACAGTTTAATTACGTAGGCTACCTTCCCTATGCGCAGGGCATCACTGCGGCGGGGGAGCTACCGGTAACACTGGAAAAGAATGATATCAAAATGGATGAGGTAGTGGTCATCGGGTATGGCACCCAATCCAGGGGCGTGGTAACGGGCGCCGTCAGCAAACTGGTAAATAAGAACCTGGATGAGATCCCTTCCTCCCGTTTGGATCAGGCATTAACAGGAAAGATCGCCGGGGTGAACATCCAGAATGTTACGTCCGAAGTGGGCGCAGACCCCGTGGTGCAGGTACGCGGGTTCAATTCGATCAGCGCCAATGCCGCACCGCTGGTTGTGGTGGACGGTGTTCCGGTGCAGGATGGGCTCTCATTTGTGAACCCGCAGGATGTGGCATCCGTGGAAGTGCTGAAGGATGCTGCATCTGCAGCAGTATACGGTTCCCGCGCCGCCAATGGGGTGATCATCGTTACCACGAAATCCGGTGTGGCGGATAAACCCAATTTTAACTTCAAAGTATATTACGGGCGCAGTAATCCCTATAAGCTCAATCCCATAATGAATTTTACCGAATATGTGAACAAGCTTTACAAAGAGGCCGCATTCCGGGAGCAGGACTCCTCCGTTGCGGCCAACCGCAAAAACCTGATCCTGGAAACCGAGCGCGCAGCTTACATCCTCGAAAACCAGATCACCGGTTATGCGACGGACTGGCAGGAAGTGGGATTACAGGACGCCGGCATTTATAATGTTCAGCTGGGCCTTTCCGGCGGCAAAAAGGAAGTGAAGTATTACCTGTCGGGGAATTACCAGGAGAACAAGGGCATCATGAAATTCAGCGAGTCCAACCGTTTATCGCTGAAAGCCAAGCTAGATGCGAATCTCAGCCGCAAGTTCAAAATGACCTTCAATGTGAACCCCACGATCATCAAAACCACAAAGCCGGCGGTGAATTATACCGACTATTTCCGGATGTACTCCTTCATACCGGTATACCACAATGATTTTACCACTGCATTTGTTCATCAGAATACACAGTGGGCGGGCGTGTTACCGGGGGATTATGCACAGGCAAGGCATTTTAACGGACTTCCTTACGCCGGCCGGATGCCGGACGGCAGCTGGTGGGAGAGCTCCGGCCCTGTGGATCCCTGGAGTACCCAGAACAATACACCGATCTCTATTGCCGACCGGGAAAGCATCAAACAATATTTTTACCGCGTGCTGACAAGCGCTGACCTTTCTTACGAGATCCTGCCCCGGCTGACATTGAAGTCTTCGGTTTCGGGTTATTATAACGATCAGACCCTGAATGACTTTACCCAAAGCAATGCCAAACAGGACGGGGCGGTGAATTCCGCGGAGATCTATAAACAACAGACGCGGGACCTGTTGTGGGAAAACACCCTGAATTATAACCGGCGCATCGGCGATCATAACCTGACCGGCCTGTTATTGTATTCCGTTCAGCAGACCTGGCTGGACAGTATCAACATGGTGGGAAGAGGTTTCCCCATCGAGGACTTCAGTTCCATCAGTCAGGCCGCTCAGATCGATCAGGCACTGACCAATACGCGTAAGGATAAGACCGGACTGATCTCCTATATGGGCCGGGTGCTTTATGATTATAAATCCAAATATCTTTTTGCTGCCAGCATGCGTGCGGACGGCAGCTCCAATTTTGCACCCGGACATAAATGGGGTTATTTTCCTTCTGTATCCGTAGGCTGGCAGTTGAGCCGGGAACCTTTTATGCAAAAAATAAAGGACATCAGCAACCTGAAACTCCGCTGGAGCTATGGTGCTACCGGAAATAACCGTATTCCCAGCTTTGCCTATCAGGACCTGCTGTATCCCGCCAACTATCCGTTCGGAAGCGGAACCGGCACCACAGGTTTGGGCCTCTCGCCCAATGGAAACATACTGGCCAACCGGCAGATCACCTGGGAACGGACCTTTGCCACCAATGCCGGTATCGACCTGGGGTTGTTCAACAACCGCCTTTCATTAACACTTGAATATTATAACGCGATCACCGATAAATTGCTCTACAGTCAGGCCACCATGGCATTCAGCGGCTCCAACCAGTTCTGGAGCAATGCCGGCAAACTGCGGAACCATGGTTTTGAAATTGAGTTCAACGCCAGCCCGGTAAAAAATAAAAACCTCGACTGGAGCACCGGTATTACATTTGCGGCCAACCGCAATAAATTATTGTCGCTCGGTGGTGAAGCCTTTCAGTACAATTACGGAGAACGGAGTGAAGTGTATGCAGCGATCGTTGGTGCCCCGGCCATCCAGTTCTTTGGCTACAAGACTGATGGGGTCTGGGTTTCCGATGCCGAGATCGCAGCGGCAAAAGCAGCCGGACAAACATCTGCACTGTCCCGGTATTTCCAGGCCGGTGGTCTGAAATATGTGGATGTGAACGGGGATAATATCATTGATGGAAAAGACCGCGTGCCCATCGGCACACCCTTTCCCGATTTTACCTGGGGCTTCAATAACACATTCCGGTATAAAAGTTTTGACCTGTATTTTCTTTTCCAGGGTTCGCAGGGTGGCAAGCTGGTGAACGGGGACCTGAACTACAACGAAACAAAACGGTTCAATAAAAATGTAAATACCGACGACCGCTGGCTGAGCCCGATGTTCCCCGGTGACGGCAAAACACCTTATTTCACCAATGGTGAAAACTGGATGTTGTCGGATTATGCGCTGGAAGATGCTTCCTATGTTTCACTGCGTAACGTAATCCTTGGTTTTACCATGCCAAAGGGCGGCTTCCTGAAAAGAGCAGGTCTGAAGAGCCTGCGGATCTATGCTTCCGGTGATAACCTGCTTTACTTTATGGGGAGCAGCTACCGGGGTATCAACCCGGAAGCACGCATTACTTCCGGTGCCTACCGGTCGCCGCTTATCAACGGCTATCAGCGGGGTGCTTTCCCGCTGATGCGTACCTACACTTTTGGACTGGATATTAATTTTTAA
- a CDS encoding SDR family NAD(P)-dependent oxidoreductase has protein sequence MRLKNKVAIVTGGSRDIGRSVCVKLAGEGAKVVINYFGNEANAQETLKEVTAAGGEGIIVKADVTKASDVDHLVQEALKAFGSEIHILVNVAGGMVARKTVLEMDEAFWDTVMDLNLKSVFLAVNKTLPHMPAGSSIVNLASLAGRDGGGPGASVYATSKGAVMTYTRALAKELGPKNIRVNAVAPGMIATTFHDTFSRPEVRTNVANATALKREGTADEVAGLVAYLAGPESGYITGASVDINGGLNFS, from the coding sequence ATGCGTTTAAAAAACAAGGTAGCTATTGTAACCGGAGGTTCGAGGGATATCGGCAGATCCGTATGTGTAAAGCTCGCCGGCGAAGGTGCTAAGGTGGTCATAAATTATTTTGGCAATGAAGCCAATGCGCAGGAAACCCTGAAGGAGGTAACCGCAGCGGGCGGGGAAGGAATTATCGTAAAGGCGGATGTAACAAAAGCTTCCGATGTGGACCACCTGGTACAGGAGGCGCTGAAAGCTTTTGGCAGTGAGATCCACATCCTTGTGAATGTAGCAGGGGGGATGGTGGCCCGCAAAACCGTCCTGGAAATGGATGAGGCCTTCTGGGACACCGTGATGGACCTCAATCTGAAAAGTGTATTCCTCGCAGTAAATAAAACATTGCCGCATATGCCGGCGGGCAGTTCCATTGTAAATCTTGCCTCGCTTGCAGGCCGGGATGGCGGCGGACCCGGGGCCAGCGTGTATGCCACTTCCAAAGGTGCCGTGATGACGTATACACGGGCACTTGCAAAAGAACTGGGGCCAAAGAATATCCGGGTGAATGCCGTGGCGCCGGGAATGATCGCAACGACCTTTCATGATACGTTTTCCAGGCCGGAGGTCCGTACCAATGTGGCCAATGCAACTGCTTTAAAGCGGGAAGGAACCGCTGATGAAGTGGCCGGTCTGGTGGCCTACCTGGCCGGACCGGAATCGGGCTATATCACAGGTGCCAGTGTTGATATCAACGGAGGGCTTAATTTCTCCTAA